In Argopecten irradians isolate NY chromosome 11, Ai_NY, whole genome shotgun sequence, one DNA window encodes the following:
- the LOC138334235 gene encoding phenylethanolamine N-methyltransferase-like, protein MLIYSSNMSDITTDYADHFDCEWYRDTYYGSVCVEGALGKVVKFDLDNYHAIFQSGKVKGKRLLDIGTGPCVHTIMSACRHVDDIYLSDYTAQNRKALTDWWKSDKTMLENITEYILRMENSGETVTERQKTMKGKVRAVLPIDVTLTKPLGTGCDVTEFDIITSSLCLEAASRTLELYRRHAGNVTPLLKKGGHFILNGTLGESWYRVGDKKFASLNLTKEDIESTYVSCGFDVISLKHGASSEGGNFSDYHGYFVMHAIKK, encoded by the exons ATGTTAATCTACTCAAGCAACATGTCGGACATAACAACTGACTACGCTGACCACTTTGACTGCGAATGGTACCGCGATACTTACTATGGGTCCGTCTGTGTAGAAGGAGCCTTAGGAAAGGTCGTCAAGTTTGATCTGGATAATTATCATGCCATATTCCAAAGTG GTAAAGTGAAGGGCAAACGGCTACTAGACATCGGTACAGGTCCCTGTGTACACACCATTATGAGCGCCTGTCGCCATGTTGATGACATATATCTCTCGGACTACACCGCACAAAATAGGAAAGCGCTTACTGATTGGTGGAAAAGTGACAAAACAATGCTGGAAAATATCACGGAATACATTTTGAGAATGGAGAACTCCGG GGAAACTGTGACGGAAAGACAGAAAACGATGAAGGGAAAAGTACGTGCTGTTTTACCAATCGATGTTACGCTGACGAAACCTCTTGGAACAGGATGTGACGTTACGGAATTTGATATTATTACATCAAGCCTCTGTTTGGAAGCAGCGTCCCGCACATTGGAACTTTATCGCCGCCATGCTGGAAATGTGACGCCATTGCTGAAGAAAGGGGGCCATTTTATTCTGAATGGCACATTAGGCGAGAGCTGGTACCGGGTGGGAGACAAAAAATTTGCAAGTTTGAATCTGACAAAGGAGGATATTGAATCTACCTACGTTAGCTGTGGGTTTGACGTCATATCACTAAAACACGGTGCGTCATCAGAAGGTGGTAACTTCTCGGACTACCATGGTTACTTTGTTATGCACGCGATAAAAAAATAg
- the LOC138334234 gene encoding phenylethanolamine N-methyltransferase-like, whose amino-acid sequence MLAYSSNMSEIITDYADHFDCEWYRDTYYGSVCVEGALGKVVKFDLDNYHAIFQSGKVKGKRLLDIGTGPCVHTIMSACRHVDDIYLSDYTAQNRKALTDWWKSDKTMLENITEYILRMENSGETVAERQKTMKGKVRAVLPIDVTQTKPLGTGCDVTEFDIITSSLCLEAASRTLELYRRHAGNVTPLLKKGGHFILNGTLGESWYRVGDKKFASLNLTKEDIESTYVSCGFDVISLKHGASSEGGNFSDYHGYFVMHAIKK is encoded by the exons ATGTTAGCCTACTCAAGCAACATGTCGGAAATAATAACTGACTACGCTGACCACTTTGACTGCGAATGGTACCGCGATACTTACTATGGGTCCGTCTGTGTAGAAGGAGCCTTAGGAAAGGTCGTCAAGTTTGATCTGGATAATTATCATGCCATATTCCAAAGTG GTAAAGTGAAGGGCAAACGGCTACTAGACATCGGTACAGGTCCCTGTGTACACACCATTATGAGCGCCTGTCGCCATGTTGATGACATATATCTCTCGGACTACACCGCACAAAATAGGAAAGCGCTTACTGATTGGTGGAAAAGTGACAAAACAATGCTGGAAAATATCACGGAATACATTTTGAGAATGGAGAACTCCGG GGAAACTGTGGCGGAAAGACAGAAAACGATGAAGGGAAAAGTACGTGCTGTTTTACCAATCGATGTTACGCAGACGAAACCTCTTGGAACCGGATGTGACGTTACGGAATTTGATATTATTACATCAAGCCTGTGTTTGGAAGCAGCGTCCCGCACATTGGAACTTTATCGCCGCCATGCTGGAAATGTGACGCCATTGCTGAAGAAAGGGGGCCATTTTATTCTGAATGGCACATTAGGCGAGAGCTGGTACCGGGTGGGAGACAAAAAATTTGCAAGTTTGAATCTGACAAAGGAGGATATTGAATCTACCTACGTTAGCTGTGGGTTTGACGTCATATCACTAAAACACGGTGCGTCATCAGAAGGTGGTAACTTCTCGGACTACCATGGTTACTTTGTTATGCACGCGATAAAAAAATAg